ATGACGATACTTCAGGGAATCCAGAACGAAAGGGAACTTTTAAACGGTATTATAAAAAATGCCGATATAGTCATAGATACAACCGGGCTCAAACTGCCCGATTTCAAAATACGGCTTCTTGAGGCCACGGGGATGTCGATGGAGGAGCCGGCGGTGATCGTCAGCTCTTTCGGCTTTAAGTACGGGGCGCCGCAGGATGCCGACTATATCCTTGACGTCCGCTTCCTGCCCAATCCAAACTATGTAGACGAGCTTCATCAGCTTTCAGGACGTGACGAACCGGTGGTGAGATACCTGAAGGGCTTTCCCGCGCTGGGGGAATTTCTCTCGCGCGCGGAGCCGCTGCTCGACTATGTCTCTTCGGTCTACTGCGACACGGGCAAAAAGCAGCTGCATATCTGTATCGGCTGCACTGGAGGGCGGCACCGTTCCGTAGCCGTCACGGAGATCCTTGGAGCCTACCTGGAGGCGGCAGGCCGGCGCGTCAAGGTGCAGCACCGTGATGTGGATAAAGGAAACCTCTGGTGAACGCCGTTCTCTGGATACTCACCTTCATAATAGCCTTTATGCTTGGCGGGGCGGCCGTCTACTTTATAGCGCCCAAACGGCGCAGATTCTGGAGGCGGCCCGCGGAGCGCCACCGCATCATGTCGAACGCCCTTGAGTACAGACTCTCGCTGGGGCCGCGCGTCGTCGCGATCGGCGGCGGCACGGGGCTTTCAACGCTGCTTGGCGGCCTTAAGGGCTTCACCCGGAATATCACGGCGGTGGTCGCCGTCACTGACGAGGGCGGCAGCTCCGGGAGGCTGCGCCAGGAGTGGGGCATGTTGCCCCCGGGAGATATCCGCAACTGTATCGTCGCGCTCGCGGAGAACGACAGCTCGCTGAACAGCCTGCTCAATTTCCGCTTCGACCGCGGCGAGCTTAAAGGGCACAGTTTGGGAAACCTCATCCTGCTCGCGACGACAGAGATGATGGGCGATTTCCAGCGCGCCGTGGAGGAGCTGAACAAGCTCCTCGCCATACGCGGGCAGGTGCTGCCCGTAACGACGGATAATGTGACGCTCAAGGGAGAGACCACTGACGGCAGGCTGGTCTCCGGCGAGCTTGAGATATCGGATAACGGCAGTCAGCTGGCGAAGCTATGGATAGAGCCTGCGGACGCCGAGGCGCTGACCGGCGTAAAACAGGCCTTCGCCGAGGCTGAGATCATCGTGCTCGGGCCCGGAAGCCTCTTCACCAGCGTGCTTCCGAACCTTCTGCTCAGCGATATGGCGAAGCTGCTTCGAGATACTAAGGTCCCCATCGTCTATATCGCGAATCTGATGACGCAGCCGAAGGAGACGGAGGGCATGAACATCGTCGCCCATGTCGACTGGATAACCGGCGTTCTGGGGACCGTCCCCGATTATGTGCTCGCTAACCAGTCCGCGATACCGGCGGAATTTCTTTCACGCTACAGCAAGATCGGCGCGGAGCCTCTATACCTCTCCGCGAAAGAGGAAAATTATTTGGAGTCGCTCGGAACGACGGTGGTCTACGGCGATTACTGTGAGATAAGAAACGGGAAGTACCTGCGGCATAACGCGCAGAACCTCTCGGAGACGATCATGGAACTTATCCGCGAGAACAGGAAGAGCTGAGGGCGCATATAATGGAAGGTCTGAATCATACCATCTGGGACGAGTGGGGCGCGCTTCCGGTCTCCCAGCCGGTAAAAGACGAGGCGGCCGGAATCATCGACGGCATGAGTTATAATGTGGAGGGCGAAGATTATCTCTTCACCTCGCCCCGCCTCTTCGTCGTGCGGCGGCTGATGCGTCTCTGGGGAGAGTGCGAATGGAGTGGCCCGGCTGACGGAGAGGGCATCCGCCTTATCCACACGCAGCAGAGGGGCCGGATCGTATTCTCCATCGGCAGGCGCGCGGCGACGGAGATATTCGCCGTCACAAACGCGATGGCGAAGCGCACGCGAAATTGGAACTGGGTACGCGGTCTCTTTGGGAGCTGCGGCGCGCTCTATATACCGAGGGCGGGATATTATCTGGTCATCCGGCCGCCGGCGGGGAAGGGCTCCGCGGAGCGCGTTCAGGCGATATTGAAATCCTGCGGCTTCACGGTCGGCGTGAGAAAGAAGATGGAGTGCCGCGAACTGATGCTGAGAGACCAGCAGCAGATTGTCACCTTTCTCTCTCGCATAGGGCTCGTTAAGACGGCCCTCGACCTCGAGGAGACGGCGATTTACCGTTCGATGAGGAGCCACGCCAATAAGCTCGTGAACTGCGACGCCGCGAACATCAATAAGAGCCTGGAGGCGGCCCGCCTCCAGATGGAGCTGATCCGTCAGATGGAGGACCTTGGAATAGTGGAAGAGCTTCCAGCGCCGCTTTTTGAGCTGGTAATGGCGCGGAAGAAAAATCCGAGCATAACTTTAAAAGAACTTGGACAAACTTTACCGAGACCAATTAGCAAAAGTACGGTAGAATATAGGTGGCGGAAATTAGAAACCATGCTAAGAAAGCAATCAAAGGGGGATGATGCCAATGTACTTAGGAAAGGCAGACGTTAACACCTATGACAAAGGCGCCGGGAGGGAGTTCCTTGTCTCCAACGGGCGCGGAAGCTACGGGTTTTCCACAGTCATAGGGGCGAACACAAGGAGAGAGCACGGCCTTCTCGTAGTGAGGCCTGAAAGCGAAAGGCAGCACTCGGTCCTGGTCAGCAAAATTGAAGAGACCATTTTTGACCGCAATAAGAAATACCAGCTCTCAACGAACCGTTACAAGGATCTGGTTTATCCGGACGGTTACAGGTATCTACAGGAATATCAGGGAAATCCATTCCCAAGTATACTTTTTGTAATTCATAGTATCCTCCTCAAAAAATCGATTTTTATGCCGCATGGAAAAGAATGCACGGTAATAAAGTATGAGCTTTTGGCAGCTCCTGATAAGGTCCGCCTTGATCTGTGCCCGCTCTTCGCCCACAGGCTGAGCGATACTGTATGCCCTGAATCGGGTAAGACCGAATTCAGCGTATCCTCCGACGACGCGCACAGCATCAGCGTAAAGGGCAGGGGACACGCCAGCTGCTGCTCGGCCACGGCCGGCACCTGGTCGCTGAAGCCCCTCTGGTTTGAAAACCTCATCTACGAGCAGGACGACCGTCCAGAATCCGCCGGCGTCGACCATCTGTGGTCGCCGGGATTCATCTCCAACGAGATATCCGAGGGCGACGTGGTCTATGTGGTGCTCTCCGAGAAGCCGCAGAGCTTCACGCTCAAAGAGCTTGCCGCCATGGAAAAAGAGACGGCGGAGAGATTTGAAAATATCCTCGAGCAGGCGAATATACCCGCCCTCAACAGCGCTGAGCAGGATATGATCGTATCCTCGTACCATCTCGTCGACGACCGCCCAGAGAGCATCGCCCCTATCTATACCGGCTATCCCTCAGTCGATACGAAGGCGCGCGACACCTTTATCTCGCTACCCGGACTGCTTCTCGCCACCGGCAGGGAAGCGGTAGCGGCGAAGACGCTAAAATACTGGCTTGAGATCGCCGAGAAAAACGGCTGGGTCATGCCCGAGAAATTCGCCGACGACGGCTCCTGTGAATTTGGCTGCATCGACAACGGACTCTGGTTCGTATACGCGGCGGACAAATACCTCACGCACCATAAAGAGGCTGACGCTCAGGACAGAGCGGCGTTCGCCCGCGCGATAAAAGAGATCGTCGAAAAATATATTTCCGGCGCCGCCGAGCTTGACGCGGTATGCGACCCGAATATGCTCCTCCGCATGACCTCGGCGCATCCATCAAGATACTGGATGAACGCCGTGGCCGGCGACGAAGTCGTTGTTCCGCGCAAGGGATACCTCGTAGAGGTCAACGCCCTTTGGTATAACGCGCTGAAATGCGCCGCAAAATACGCGCTTGAGTGCGGCTGCGCCGATTCGGCGAAAAAGTATGAAGAGGCGGCGGAGAAGTGTGCCAAGTCCTTCAACGATACCTTCTGGAGCTTTGATATGAAAGGCCTCTACGACAGCGTCGATCCGGAGACCTTCAAAAACGACGGCACGATCCGCCCGAACCAGATACTGGCGGCTTCGCTGCCCTTCAGCCCGCTCTCGCCGGAGGCGGCGCAGAATGTGGTGCGCCTCTGCTGGAACGAGCTCTACACGACATACGGACTCCGTACCCTCGACCCGCGCCATGACAAGTTCAAGGGCCGTTCCGAGGGACGCCTGGACCAGCGCCTCAAGGCCCGCTACCGCGGCATGGCCTGGACATGGCTGCTGGGGCAGTTCATCACCGCCTACCTCAAGAACAACCCCTCGCGTAAGGATCTCGGCTGGATATTCGTCCGTCCGTTCAACTCGCACCTGCGCCACGGATGCCTCGGCGGAGTGGCCGAACTCTTCGACGGCATGATGCCCTACCGTCCGCACGGAGACGTCCTCAGCGCCGTATCGCTCGGAGAGCTCCTGCGCGTGCTGCATGAGAACCTTGAGGTCAGCGAATAAAACAGGCAGCCGCCGGCCAGCGTGACATACGTTTTTGTATTGCAGAATGTTTGCGGTTCAATCGGTGTCTGTATAAGTCGGACGAATAAAAAATAAGCGTTAATTTACAAAAATAGAATTTTTTGTTTGACATAAACGTAATATAGTAGCACAATCATAAAAGAAGGATAAATACTAGGTTTATCCCTCTTTTCACAAGGTATTGGTAAAAATTCTAAGGAGGCACTTACAATGGCTAAGTACAAGGTTGCAATCAACGGGTTTGGACGTATCGGACGTCTTTCTCTTCGCGCGTTTTTCACGAACGGGAAAGATAATGAATTTGAAATAGTGGCGATAAACGACCTCACACCGCCGGCATCTCTTGCATATCTGCTTAAGTATGACTCAGTATTCCGCCGTTTCCCCGGCACAGTTGAAGTCGACGGCGACTACCTCGTCGTAAACGGACAGCGGATCAAGGCCCTTGCGGAGCCCGATCCCGCGAAACTGCCCTGGAAAGAGATGGGCGTAGACCTTGTCATAGAGTCGACCGGCCGCTACACGGACGCCAATCAGGCGAAGGCGCACATCGAAGCCGGCGCGAAAAAGGTCATCATCTCGGCTCCCGCCAAGAACCATGACGCCACGATAGTTATGGGTGTCAACGAGGGCGTCTACGATCCTAAGAAAGACAACATCATCTCCAACGCCTCCTGCACGACAAACTGCCTTGCTCCTGTCTGCAAAGTCCTCCAGGACAAGTTTGGCATCAAAGAGGGGCTCATGAACACCATCCACGCATACACGAACGACCAGAAGACGCTCGACTTCCCGCACAAGAACCTCTCGCGCGGCAGAGCGGCGGCCCTTTCGATCATACCGACCAGCACCGGAGCCGCGAAGGCGATCTCCGAGGTCATGCCGGAGCTCAAAGGCAAGCTCAACGGCTTTGCGCTCCGCGTACCGACCCCCGACGTTTCGGTAGTCGACCTCACCGTAGTCCTCGAGAAGCCGGCGACGGTGGACGAAGTCAACGCGGCGATGAAAGAGGCGGCCGAGGGCCCGCTTAAGGGAATACTCGAGTACGAGCCTGAAGACCTCGTGTCGATGGACTTCGTCGGTGACACCAATTCGTCGATATTCGCGCCGATGCACACCATGTCCATGGGAGACAGAATGATAAAGCTCCTCTCATGGTACGATAACGAGTGCGGATACAGCAACAGAGTCATCGACCTCGCGAACTACATCTTCAAAAAGGGACTTTAAGCCATGCGCCTGAAGACCTTTTCACCATCGGAGGTAGCGGGGAAAAAGGTTCTGGTGAGGGTGGACTTCAACGTCCCCCTCGCCGACGGCAGGGTCAGCGACGATACGCGCATCAAGGCCCACCTTCCGACGCTTACGGCTCTGCGTGAGGCGGGCGCGAAGGTTGCCCTGATCTCACATCTCGGCAGGCCGAAGGGAACCTTCAACCTTAAATACACACTGGAACCCGTAGGCGAGGAGCTTGCGAAGCTCACGGGCTGGCTCGTGCGTTTCGTCCCCGACTGCGTGGGTGAAAAGGTTGACGAGGCCGTAGCCTCCTGGAGAGACGGCGAAGTGCTGCTGCTGGAGAACGTCCGTTTCTATCCCGAAGAGGAGAAAAACGACATCGAATTCGCCAAGCGGCTCACAAAGGACTTCGACCTCTTCGTGATGGACGCCTTCAGCGCCTCGCACAGGGCGCACGCCTCGACAAGGGCGGCGGCTGAGCTTCTGCCCTCATATTCAGGCAAACTCATCGACCGTGAGATCACGATGCTCTCCGCGGCGCGCGACGAACCGAAGAAACCCTTCGTCCTCATCCTCGGCGGCGCTAAGGTCTCCGACAAGATAGCGGTGGTGGAGAATATGCTTAAAAAGGTCGATACCATCCTTATCGGCGGCGGCATGGCCTTCACCTTCCTCAAGGCGCAGGGCAAAGAGATCGGTAAATCGCTCTGCGAGACCGAGAAGCTCGACTTCGCGGCCAGGATGCTTGACGAAGCCGCGAAACTAGGTGTAAAGATCATGCTTCCGACGGATGTCGTCACCGCGCCGGAATTCAAAGTCGATTCGCCGGCGTCGGTGGTCTCCGCGGGGGCCATTCCCGCCGATCAGATGGGGCTTGACATCGGTCCAGCGACCGCCGGGCTATTCGCGAAAGAGATAACGGCGGCTAAGACCGTGCTCTGGAACGGACCGATGGGCGTCTTTGAGATGCCGGCCTTCGCTAAGGGCACCGAAGCCGTGGCCAAGGCGCTCGCCGACGCCACCGCAAAGGGCGCGCTGACGGTCGTCGGCGGGGGAGACTCCGCGGCGGCGATAGCTCTCTTCAAAATGGAGGACAAGGTCTCGCACGTCTCCACGGGCGGCGGCGCAAGCCTTGAATTCTTTGAGGGGAAGAGTCTGCCGGGCATCGAGCCCTACGTTTTAGATTAGCGAAGATGAAATAAAAGATTCGAAGGGCGGATAATATCCGCCCTTTTCTGTATAAGAGTATAAGGAGCTGTGAAGGACGTAATCTTGATTCTTATACATTGGATAAATAGCTTAAAATAAAGAAATAAAACTGCCCTGAAAACAAAAATAAAAACGGTATGGCAGTCGATCATTGAGATAGAAGGGAATGTATCTAGTATGCGCAGAAAGTTTATCGCGGGCAACTGGAAGATGTTTAATGGCCCGAAGGCCACAAGTGAATTTCTTAACAAGTTCGATGCGGAGATAAAGGCCGCTCCTGAGGTACAAAAGGCCGTTGCCGACGGGAAGGAAGAGATCGCTTTCTTCGTTCCTGCCGTCTCGCTGCTCACCGCCGCCTGCGGCGCTAAAGAGATGCCGGTGATAATCGGCGCGCAGAATACACATTGGGAAAAGAGCGGCGCCTTTACGGGCGAAATATCGGTGCCGATGATCACGGAGATCGGCGCGACGCACGTCCTGATCGGCCACAGCGAGAGACGTCACATCTTCCGCGAAATAGACGAAGAGCTCAACAAAAAGGTGCACGCAGCCGTAGAGGGCGGCCTGACCGCGGTTCTTTGCGTCGGCGAGACGCTTGAGGAACGCGAATCGGGAAAGGCCTTCGAGGTCATCAAGAGACAGTTTGTCGAGGGGCTTAAGGGTATGGAGGGAAAGACCGTCGCTGAAAAGGTGATCGTCGCCTACGAACCCGTCTGGGCCATCGGTACCGGCAAGACTGCCAGCGACGCCGACGCGGAAGATATCTGCAAATTCATACGCGGCCTCGCGGCGGAATGCTACTGTGCAAAGACGGCCGATGAGCTCATCGTACTGTACGGCGGCAGCGTAAAACCTGAAAATACAATGGGCATCATCTCACAGCCGGACATCGACGGTGTGCTTGTCGGCGGAGCCTCGCTCAAACCTGAGAGCTTCATCCAGATAGTAAAGAACGCGCTGTAGATACGAAAGACAACGTTACATAACGGCAAAGATATAGGACATAAAGCGCATGAACCGCACTATATAAAAATAGCCTCATAATCAGCATCTGGCCCCTCCCGGATATTTCGAGAGGGGGTCTATGTAACATAAGATAAATTATAGGACATCATTATAAAGCGCTTCCCCATCAATACTTGAGTGTGTTAAAATGCAAAAAAGAGGGATTCTGCCACGCGTATTGCTGTGAAAGAATCCCTCTTTTTGTAATTATAAGTCGTAATCCCAAAATTCAGTTTCCGGAAGACCGACTTTAAAGTCCGTCTTTATTTTGCGGCAAAACGTTCATAGGCGGCCTTGTGGTACGGCGTCGGTACGCCGTACTGCCGTCCAAGTTCTATCATCCTGCCGATGATATGGTCGAGCTCTGTTTCGTTTGGCGGTTTGCCGCCGCTGAGGTCTCGGTAAAGCGAGCTCATCGCCTTCGGCGCCAGCTTTGAAAAATTCTCCGTATAGCGGTCAGCCATATCAGCGGGCATCGTAACTCCGGAGGCCGCCGCAACCGCGATCAGTTCGCCGGCCACGGCGCGTACCAACTCCATGTGGTCGGGATGTTCGCGGACCTTTCCCGCCGGTCCGTCACAGCAGCAAAATAGCACGCTGTTGCCGCACATCATCATATATTTATTCCAGCTGTCGGCAAGAATATCGTCCGATAACGTGGTGCCGATACCGGCCTTGTCGACGATGGCCGCAGTCTCCTCCAGCTTTTGTGGTATGCCGCCATCCCTCATGCCGAGGATGACGCTACAGGGGCCGTAGCTCTGCACTATATGCCCCGGCTGTTCCAGATGGCTGAATACGCGAATGATGCCGTCCGCCAGGAGGCACGAAGGCAGCATCGGCCTCATGATGTCGGAGACGATGACGCCGTTCAGCAGCGGTATCACCAGCGTTTCCGCTTTGATCATCGGCGCGATGGACTCACAGGCCGCCCTCAGATTGTACCCTTTGCATGAGACGAAGATGACGTCCATCAGGCCAAGCTCCTCCGCTCTGTCCGCGGCGAGCTTAGGCTGCACCGTGAAATCGCCCAGCAGGGCGGACTGTACCATGAGTCCCCTCCGGCGTATGGCGTCGAGGTTTTTCCCTCGCACGTAAAAGTAGGTCTCTGTGTGATTTTTTGCCAGCGCGCCGCCGACGATACCGCCGACGCCGCCGATACCCAGCACGGCTATTTTCATCCGTACACCTCCCGCATAGTGATGCCTAATAATATCATCTTGCAGGCGCTTTTGTACCCCCGCGTATAAAAAATCTGACGGGGCAATTCCCGTCAGATC
This genomic stretch from Cloacibacillus sp. harbors:
- the rapZ gene encoding RNase adapter RapZ, with amino-acid sequence MIYLERKREIKRCIIITGMSGAGKSSALNVFEDQGFYAIDNLPPTLLPQLLEVLEGHQSAVRNGVTAVVDVRGQDLLNDLVNVAARFREKNVHTEILFVDSSDEALVRRFETTRRRHPLAEGMTILQGIQNERELLNGIIKNADIVIDTTGLKLPDFKIRLLEATGMSMEEPAVIVSSFGFKYGAPQDADYILDVRFLPNPNYVDELHQLSGRDEPVVRYLKGFPALGEFLSRAEPLLDYVSSVYCDTGKKQLHICIGCTGGRHRSVAVTEILGAYLEAAGRRVKVQHRDVDKGNLW
- the yvcK gene encoding uridine diphosphate-N-acetylglucosamine-binding protein YvcK, which encodes MNAVLWILTFIIAFMLGGAAVYFIAPKRRRFWRRPAERHRIMSNALEYRLSLGPRVVAIGGGTGLSTLLGGLKGFTRNITAVVAVTDEGGSSGRLRQEWGMLPPGDIRNCIVALAENDSSLNSLLNFRFDRGELKGHSLGNLILLATTEMMGDFQRAVEELNKLLAIRGQVLPVTTDNVTLKGETTDGRLVSGELEISDNGSQLAKLWIEPADAEALTGVKQAFAEAEIIVLGPGSLFTSVLPNLLLSDMAKLLRDTKVPIVYIANLMTQPKETEGMNIVAHVDWITGVLGTVPDYVLANQSAIPAEFLSRYSKIGAEPLYLSAKEENYLESLGTTVVYGDYCEIRNGKYLRHNAQNLSETIMELIRENRKS
- the whiA gene encoding DNA-binding protein WhiA, with the translated sequence MEGLNHTIWDEWGALPVSQPVKDEAAGIIDGMSYNVEGEDYLFTSPRLFVVRRLMRLWGECEWSGPADGEGIRLIHTQQRGRIVFSIGRRAATEIFAVTNAMAKRTRNWNWVRGLFGSCGALYIPRAGYYLVIRPPAGKGSAERVQAILKSCGFTVGVRKKMECRELMLRDQQQIVTFLSRIGLVKTALDLEETAIYRSMRSHANKLVNCDAANINKSLEAARLQMELIRQMEDLGIVEELPAPLFELVMARKKNPSITLKELGQTLPRPISKSTVEYRWRKLETMLRKQSKGDDANVLRKGRR
- a CDS encoding amylo-alpha-1,6-glucosidase, whose translation is MYLGKADVNTYDKGAGREFLVSNGRGSYGFSTVIGANTRREHGLLVVRPESERQHSVLVSKIEETIFDRNKKYQLSTNRYKDLVYPDGYRYLQEYQGNPFPSILFVIHSILLKKSIFMPHGKECTVIKYELLAAPDKVRLDLCPLFAHRLSDTVCPESGKTEFSVSSDDAHSISVKGRGHASCCSATAGTWSLKPLWFENLIYEQDDRPESAGVDHLWSPGFISNEISEGDVVYVVLSEKPQSFTLKELAAMEKETAERFENILEQANIPALNSAEQDMIVSSYHLVDDRPESIAPIYTGYPSVDTKARDTFISLPGLLLATGREAVAAKTLKYWLEIAEKNGWVMPEKFADDGSCEFGCIDNGLWFVYAADKYLTHHKEADAQDRAAFARAIKEIVEKYISGAAELDAVCDPNMLLRMTSAHPSRYWMNAVAGDEVVVPRKGYLVEVNALWYNALKCAAKYALECGCADSAKKYEEAAEKCAKSFNDTFWSFDMKGLYDSVDPETFKNDGTIRPNQILAASLPFSPLSPEAAQNVVRLCWNELYTTYGLRTLDPRHDKFKGRSEGRLDQRLKARYRGMAWTWLLGQFITAYLKNNPSRKDLGWIFVRPFNSHLRHGCLGGVAELFDGMMPYRPHGDVLSAVSLGELLRVLHENLEVSE
- the gap gene encoding type I glyceraldehyde-3-phosphate dehydrogenase, which encodes MAKYKVAINGFGRIGRLSLRAFFTNGKDNEFEIVAINDLTPPASLAYLLKYDSVFRRFPGTVEVDGDYLVVNGQRIKALAEPDPAKLPWKEMGVDLVIESTGRYTDANQAKAHIEAGAKKVIISAPAKNHDATIVMGVNEGVYDPKKDNIISNASCTTNCLAPVCKVLQDKFGIKEGLMNTIHAYTNDQKTLDFPHKNLSRGRAAALSIIPTSTGAAKAISEVMPELKGKLNGFALRVPTPDVSVVDLTVVLEKPATVDEVNAAMKEAAEGPLKGILEYEPEDLVSMDFVGDTNSSIFAPMHTMSMGDRMIKLLSWYDNECGYSNRVIDLANYIFKKGL
- a CDS encoding phosphoglycerate kinase; translated protein: MRLKTFSPSEVAGKKVLVRVDFNVPLADGRVSDDTRIKAHLPTLTALREAGAKVALISHLGRPKGTFNLKYTLEPVGEELAKLTGWLVRFVPDCVGEKVDEAVASWRDGEVLLLENVRFYPEEEKNDIEFAKRLTKDFDLFVMDAFSASHRAHASTRAAAELLPSYSGKLIDREITMLSAARDEPKKPFVLILGGAKVSDKIAVVENMLKKVDTILIGGGMAFTFLKAQGKEIGKSLCETEKLDFAARMLDEAAKLGVKIMLPTDVVTAPEFKVDSPASVVSAGAIPADQMGLDIGPATAGLFAKEITAAKTVLWNGPMGVFEMPAFAKGTEAVAKALADATAKGALTVVGGGDSAAAIALFKMEDKVSHVSTGGGASLEFFEGKSLPGIEPYVLD
- the tpiA gene encoding triose-phosphate isomerase, with amino-acid sequence MRRKFIAGNWKMFNGPKATSEFLNKFDAEIKAAPEVQKAVADGKEEIAFFVPAVSLLTAACGAKEMPVIIGAQNTHWEKSGAFTGEISVPMITEIGATHVLIGHSERRHIFREIDEELNKKVHAAVEGGLTAVLCVGETLEERESGKAFEVIKRQFVEGLKGMEGKTVAEKVIVAYEPVWAIGTGKTASDADAEDICKFIRGLAAECYCAKTADELIVLYGGSVKPENTMGIISQPDIDGVLVGGASLKPESFIQIVKNAL
- a CDS encoding 2-dehydropantoate 2-reductase — protein: MKIAVLGIGGVGGIVGGALAKNHTETYFYVRGKNLDAIRRRGLMVQSALLGDFTVQPKLAADRAEELGLMDVIFVSCKGYNLRAACESIAPMIKAETLVIPLLNGVIVSDIMRPMLPSCLLADGIIRVFSHLEQPGHIVQSYGPCSVILGMRDGGIPQKLEETAAIVDKAGIGTTLSDDILADSWNKYMMMCGNSVLFCCCDGPAGKVREHPDHMELVRAVAGELIAVAAASGVTMPADMADRYTENFSKLAPKAMSSLYRDLSGGKPPNETELDHIIGRMIELGRQYGVPTPYHKAAYERFAAK